TAATAATATTGCCAAAATTTCTATTATTGGAGTAGGCATGATCTCACAGCCGGGAGTTGCCGCCAGAATGTTTTCCATGCTTGGAGAAAACGGGATCAATATAGACTTGATTTCCACTTCCGAGATTAAAGTTTCCTGTATTATCAATAAAAAATACACGGAAAAAGCCGTACAGGTCCTACATGACGGCTTTCAGTTAGAAAAAGAATAAATTTTATTGCCGGCGTACATATTAGTTCTGATGTTGGCATATTTGCTGGGTTGTCTGCCAGGGCTGGATTACGCCTCAAAAAAAATAAATAAAAGCCGGAAGTTTATCCATTTTTCTTTGGATAACGGAGCCATGGTCAGCCAGTACCGTGAGTTTAAAGATTTCTGGCTATGCTTCGGATTTGAAGCTTTCAAATGGCTGATCTTTTTTTTCATTTTGAGTAAAATGGATTTTTTCCTTTTCTGTGTCTTTATTCTCGGCGTTGCGGTGCCTTTCTGGAATAAATTTAAACTGCGGAATTTGTCGGTTTACTTCCTTTTATATTTAATTTGGGCAAATTTCGTTTCGTCTGTGGTCCTTTTACTTCTTTATGCTTTATTTTTAATTATAACTAAATATCGTTATAGATACGTGAATTTATTGATAGTTACAACGGCAACGGTTTTATTTTGGGGAACACAAGTTGAAGCAATCTATTTACAGGAACTTCTGTTGTTTTTCTTTTTTCTGCTTGTGGATGTAATAGCAGGATATTTGAGCAACATCGGCAAGAAAGCAGAACCTGTTACAAAATAAGACAGATAGGGTATAATATGTCTGCTATTTTGAGTCGGGATGTGGCGCAGTCCGGTAGCGCACACGCTTGGGGTGCGTGGGGTCGTGGGTTCGAATCCCGCCATCCCGACCAATCAATAAAACCCTCCCAACAGCCCACCGGGTCCCAGCCAATTTTGGCGTCAAAACGGACTGTTCCCGATTTCAACCTGAAGTTCGAGCCGATATTTTTGAGAAAAGTTAAATATTCCGAATAATTTTCAGTAATAAGCAGTTTATGCCCGCCACAGCTGGTTTTTAAAATATCCCGCATAGGTTCGAGCCAGGGAGAAGCCTCTTTCTGAAACATCTTGAGTTTTTCTGTAATCCCCACCTTTTGGTTGATGAATTCTTTTTTCTTTTTGAGATAACTTTGTTTATCCAGACTTCCATCTAGATGCAAATCAAGCAGTCTCTCAATTTTTAGATCAATTTCTTTTTTCTGATTCAGCAGAACATGAATAATGGATTGATTCTCCTTTGTTTCATTAAGTTGTTCCTTATCACAATGAATCAGCATTTTTTCAATCCAATCTTCACTAATGGAATATTGAACGATTATTTTTTTTAACTGTCCGGCTAACTCCTCCTCACGTAAATACTTTTCAGAACATGGCCCACGCTTACGGGTACAGCGATAGTAATGATGGCCTTTTTGTTTTTCAGCGGTAATCGCCGCTCCGCAATTTTCACATGTCATAAAACCGATGAACGGGAATTCATGTCTGCGTTTTCGCTTTTTTTTACCCCGCAGACGCATAACCGATTGAACCTGATCAAAAACAGCTTTGGAAATAATAGGCTCATGAATCCCTTCAAACCATTCACCGTTCCATTGAAAAGAACCGTAATAAATGGGGTTCATGAGCAGATGTTGAATATTTGATGTATGATAGGCTGTTCCTGCTCTATTAAGGAATCCTTCTTTTGTTAAGATACGGTTTATTTCAAAAAACGTATAATCACCGGTAGAATATAATTCATACGCTCTTTTTATATAAGGTGCTTTATCAGGGTCAGGTTCAATACCTTTTGTTTTATAATTATGAATATATCCGATAGGGGCAAAGGTAGGCCATAGTCCACGCTTACATTTTATTCTATTACCTCTTCTAATATTTTCACTTAAATTATCTACATAATATTTGCTCTGCCCGAAAGCCAGATTAAGCATAAATTTGCCCTGTGGAGTAGATTCAAACCAAAAGGTGGGGAATTTTAAGTCTTTGATAATTCCTGTATCGAGCAAATAAATAATTTTCCCGCCATCCACAGAGTTGCGAGCCAAACGATCAGGGTGCCAGGCCAGTATTCCTTCTGCTTCTCCCTGTTCGAACCGTAACAACAGTTCATTAAAAACGGACCTTCCGGGTTCTTTGGCAGTTTTGGCCTCGCAGAGCGAGGCGACGATTTCCAATTTTTCTCTGGCGGCAAATTCTTTTAATTCGCTCATTTGAGCTTCGATAGACATAACCTGTTTATCATCTGTATCAGTTGATTTACGGCAATAAATAATATATCTCATCAGTAATACACCTCCTTAAAAATAAATGCGCAAAATTTTGCTTTTGGCTGCGCTGCAAGCGCAATCGGAACAGTCCGGCCAAAATTGGCTGGGACCCGGTGGGCTGTTGGGAGGGTTTTATTGATTGGTCGACTTTGTTCGAAAAAATTCGAACCGCCCTGAAGGGGCGCGGCTGGGACACTCCGCCGGGCAGCCGCGCCCTCTGAATTCGGTTAAGCAAAACTGCCAAAGAACCCCTCAAAAATATCGGCTCGAACTTCAGGTTGACCAAAAGCAAAATTTTGCGCATTTCGACTTGCAAGTTATGCCTCACTTTGATAGCATTATATTGAAATAGTTAATAGCAATACTATGCTATCAAAGTTTTGATATTATGGCAACGTCTATAGGGAACAACATAAAAAGATTGCGAACAAAAATTAATCTAACACAAGATGAGTTAGCTAGAAAGGCTGATGTTAAATATACTACGTTAACAAAAATTGAGAGTGGTATTGTTAAGCGACCGAGTGTTCAGATAATCGCTCAGATTGCTAAGTCTCTGAGTGTAAGTATAGAAGATATTTTGAAAGATTAGTTTTAGAAGTTGGGCTTATCTTCCAATGAAGTTAAGCATATAATTTAAGTATTAGTTTATTAACGATTTTGTACGCTCAATGTAAAGGAAAACATAATGGCCATATTTACACCTCGCGGGCTAAAAATCAGACTACCAGTTAATGAAGTATTCGCTCTGATATCACGGCTATATCCAAAGGTTAATGCTTTTGAAGTCTTAAAGACAACAGAAGGGATGGAGTCAATCCCTTCGCTTATTACGTATATAATAGGTTTAATTTGTTTCTATTTAAGGTTGTCTATAATTGAAATTGGATTTTATGTTTTCTTTGCGTCAATTATAGGTTTTTTATTAACGCCTGTAATTTATAAAATTTCTGGTTTAGTTCGTTTGGGGACAGTCTATAGTTACATCTCAGGATTTGGCCTTCTACTGTTTACTATTATTGTGTCTGGTTTCATTACAGTTGGGTGGCAAGGTTTAGCTGTTTTTTTTCTAGCGAAATTCCTTTCGGAAATTATAGAAATGGCATCAGAGGGTATACAGACAAAATTATCGAACTCAAAAAATAATCGAATACTTACTGGGTCTGAAATAAGTTTTTTCAACGCATATAGATTACACGCTATTAGGTTGGGAGTAACGACGGATACTTATGTGTCAAAGGATGAGCTTATAAAAGAAAGTTGGTTGCCTGTTTATGAGGATTTAGTGAAAAAATGGCCAAAAATTGTAGAAAGATTTACGAATGATGAGGATTATGAAAACAATGATGGGGAAAACATATTATCCTTGGAGATTATTAAACAACGCTGGAAAGAAGTTATAATGTATCTTAAGGTTAATAAACATATGGGAATTGCAGTAATATTAATCGAAGTAATCCCAATTAAATATCAAAAGAATGTTATTACTGTTACTTTTAAACCCAACTTAAATTATTATTATGAACTAATTTGTGATAAGAAAAATAAAGAAATAATAGACATAACAATCAAGAAAATATTTGGAGATGAAATTACTATTGAGTTTACAAATAATAGGAATAGTAGTCATGTAGATTATAGAGATCAGATAAAGAAGTTGGGGTGGATTGTTCATGATGGATTAGTTTCATATATTTCTGTGCATGATAAAATTTTTCATGAAGCAGCAACCTTTAAAAGTTTTATAAAAAATATTATCGGAATAAACATTAAATGGGATAAGTTGTTAGAAGAGGCAAAAAAATTAATCCCTCTATGGAATTCTATCCAATATAAGATTGAAGAGTTTAAAACATCAAATTATTCATGTTTAACAATTGATGAAAAATACTATATTGATATACTTTCACGATATGTTAAAGCTTTAAGGAAAACCGTTGCATATTTAATTAAAAGACAACGCCTTGCGGAACGAGTACGTAAAGGCAATTTAGCTTCGGCAACATGGAGAAATTTTAGCATAAAAGAAAAGGAATATAAGACCACGATAGAAGAATACCTTAAAATTGGTCAAGAACTTAAAGATGCTGCAGATATTATATATTGATCAAATCTTTTTTGAAGGGTTAAACAGGAAATACGTCCAGTATATTAAACTATTATTTTGCGAATTTTATAAATATGACACGAACAAAATTTAATCAAAATAAAAGCGAGCAATGGACACCTTTTGAGGCATATCAGTCGGTGCCTGTTATTTCAAGAAAATCAACGCTATACGTATTTGGTGCTGGTTCATCTAAAGACTGGGGGTCTCCTTTGGGAAATGAATTTTTTTCAAAGGCTAAAAGTATCAGTGACGGGGATGGGAAAAATACAACGTCACGACATGTAAAAGAAGCATATACCAATGTTATCAATATTTTGGCGACTTCAGGTATTGATTATAATAATGTAAATTTTGAGGAGTTATTAACTACATGTGACATAATTCTTGCCGAGAAACCGGATGACAAAAACATAGGAACACTTCGGTTTAATCTTATTAAAATGATTTTTGGTGTCTTAACTAAGTGTTTTGGAGAAGCTACCCTAGGAACTGGGGATTCTAAATTTATAGAAGAGAATCCAGTAAATTTTAGAAATTTTTATCAGCTTTTTATAAAAAATATTATTGAAACAGAAAACCCGATATTTATTAACCTTAATTATGATATTTTGTTGGACAGTGCTGTTTTAGAAGCATACGAACCACCAATATATGAAAGAATAAGTACCAAAAGATATATTAGATATCTTTTGCCGCAAATGAAGAAACCTGGTTATTTTGATATTAATAAAACTACTATCAACCCTTCCGGACATAAAATGTATAAACCTCACGGAACAGTTAACCTGCTCTTATGCAACAAGTGTAATAAATTTATATATAGTAAAGATTCATTCATTACCATAATTGATAATAATAGAGATAGCGCTGTATGTCCTTTTTGTAACGAAAAACTTTCTTATGATAACTTGTCAATTATTCCACCCAATTATAATAAAAATATTCAAAAACAGAATTATGTGAAGGAGTTAATTGAAGATATAAGTTTAGCTGACGAAATAAACATAATTGGTTATTCTTTCCCTCCATATGACCAGGATTTTAGAAATATTTTTCTCAAAGGATTGTGCAGGAACAAAAAATTATGTTCTATTAATATTATTGATAAAGACGAGGATGAAGCAAAAGTTTTCTTAAAATATAATTTTTTACAACTATCAGGACAAAAAATAAATTTAAAATCTATTAATGGATTCCTTTGCTTTCTACAGCAGGAGGTAAAAAATGGAAAATAAAATAATCCTCTATCAAAACGAACAAGGAAAAGTTTCTGTGAATGTTACTTATCGTAACGAGAGTTTTTGGCTTACTCAAAAAGCTATGGCTGATTTGTTTGGTGTTGAAGTGCCAGCCATTAACAAACATCTGGCGAATATTTATGAAAGTGGTGAACTTAACCAGGACACAACTATTTCCATTTTGGAAACAGTTCAAAAAGAAGGCAACAGAGCTGTAAAGCGGCAAATAGAATTCTACAACCTTGATGCTATTATTGCGGTGGGTTACCGTGTCAATTCTAAGCAAGCGACTCAATTCCGGATTTGGGCAACCAATACACTGAAAGAGTATATTATCAAAGGATTTTTACTCAATGATGAAATGTTGCAAAATGGCAGGCCCTTCGGGCAGGATTATTTTGATGAACTGCTTGAACGGATTAGAGAAATCCGGGCCAGTGAACGCAGAACATATCAGAAGTTAGCCGATATATTTGAGCAATGCAGTGCTGATTACTCACCACAAGCTGAAGAAACAAAATTATTTTATGCTATGGTGCAAAATAAACTTCATTTTGCGATAACTGGACAAACAGCAGCTGAAATTATACATAATAGAGCAGACCATACAAAAACAAATATGGGATTGACCACCTGGAAAAAATCACCTCATGGGAAAATATTAAAAAGTGATATTAACATAGCTAAAAATTATTTAACTGAAAAAGAAATTGGCGACTTGAATCTTTTGGTTAACGCTTATCTTGATTTGGCTGAATTTCAAGCTAGACGTAAAACAACCATGAACATGAAGGACTGGCTTGAGCGCACTAATAAATTTTTAGAATCTAATAGCTTGGATGTTTTACCTGATGCTGGCAAAGTATCGCATGAACAAGCACTTGAAAAAGCTGAGATTGAATATAATTCTTTTCGTATTGATCAGGACAAAAAATATATTTCCGAATTCGACAAACATATCAAAAAATTAAAAAAATCAAAGGATGAACCAATAGACTTATAAAAGGAATTTGCCGCCAGAATTGCGCGAAGCACATTGTGCACTGAGCCTGCTAAACATACAGGCAGGGGCTCACAAAATCTGGGAAATCGTCCTTTTCCGAATTCAGAGGGCGCGGCTGCCCGGCGGAGTGTCCCAGCCGCGCCCCTTCAGGGCGGTTCGAATTTTTTCGAACAAAGTCGACCATTCGATGAATGCCTAACTGAACGTCCTTGAGGGGGGACAACAAGTTGTCCCCCCTTCAACGCCATGCACCGCAAGGGCGCATGGCTGCTCCCCCGAAGAAAACTGAGTGTTGAAAACTGTACGTGAATTATGTTTATTTCAATAATAAATTATTTTTCAGGATTTGAAAGTCGAGGGGATTTATTTATTATTTTCTATTGTTATTCCATCCAATTTAATAACTGTTTCTTGTGGATTTGGTGTAAGTATAAGTGTTTCCATTTTTTTTGGCTCTTCAAGTGTCATCCTAGGAATAGGCCCAACTCCAACTTCGGGATTTAAAGCATCTGGTAGAGTTGTCGGTGGTGGTAAACCATCCAATTTTTTTAAAGCTTCATTCGCTTGCCCAATTGCACCTGCTGCTTGGGCAGCAATAGCTGCTTTTTGTAATGCATCCATACCTTTAATTACAGCACCGGCTTGAGCCATAATTATTGGTGAGTTTACAGTTTCCATAAAATTTTTCTCAACAACTACTTTGGATTTTAAGATATTTATTTCTTCCCCTGGTGTTTTATTACCTAAAGTTTTATTAACCCATGCTACAGAGTTTTTGTTATAATAGTTTATCGATGTCATAAAAAGGACCTCCTGAAATTTTTTAAATATATCGGAGAAACTTTTTATTAATCCCAAAATTTATGAATTGTGAAACAAGAAATTTCTACCAAGCTTCGTATCGGCGTCGTTCTCTGTAGGCCCTGTCCAGGCTGGCATAGGAAGTATAGTTCTTGTCCAGGTCGTCACGGGAGATTTGTATCAGATTTTTGGTGTCCAGTTGCAGACAACTGGCAGTGTCTTTGTTAATCCAGCTGCCGAACATAATCTTTACTTTGGTTTCCTGGTGAAAAAGTTTCATGCCGTTTTTGTAGGTTTTTTTTCGTTCTGCTTTTTTTTCTGCCATAATAGTTAACCCCGTAATATTAGTATAAGACCGAAGGCTTGTTGAGGACAAGAAAAAATTATTCGAAGCTGTTTAAAATAGAATGTACTTTGGATTTATTATGGTCCTTTTGCACAAACCCGGACTCATCGCCGGGCAAGGAGAGCATATTGCTGTTAAAAATATTTCTTAAAGATAAAAGAAGTACCAGCGTGAAGTAAATGAGCACGGAAACAGCGACCAGCTTTAAAAATTTCAGCAGATATAACCCGGTCGCCTTAAAAAATTTTCTGGGATTAAAGTATTTTGCCCTGATGCTGACAGGGACTAAAAAAAGATAACGTAATTTAATATGCCATCTGCTAATGGTGTGATTAAATTTTAAGAGCATTGGATTTTGCATTTTTTACCCCACTTACAATTCCAATATATACCCGAAAATATTATATTTAAACATGTTAAGAATATATTGGAAAAGATTTCCCGGTTGATTTCTTTATAAATGAAAGCAAATTTGTTAATGTATTAACAGGGAAAATCAATATGCGGATTAAATCAGCTTTATGTGTATTACTATTATTTTTCAGTTTTTGTTTTTCTTATGACAGACCGGTAGATTATTACAGGACCATAACCGTTACAGATTTTTTTGAGATTATTTCGCTTTATAAAAGTTATCTGGACCAGTCCAACACCAATGTACTTTATGGAACAGGCCTTTCTTTATCCGCGCTAGGACTTAGCCAGGGGTCAAATGATGTGCTGATCTCGGGTCTCACATATTTGGGAAATGGTTTGCTTAACCAGTTTAATATTTCCAGAAGTCCCTATAGTCAGAAGCTTGAGCAATATCGCAGGGAAGTAGTTAAGACCACTTCCCGGCAGGAAGTTGAACAGCTTTGCACCAAAGCCATGAAAGAGCTGATCGAGGATGAAAGGTTTAATAATCAGTTAACTGGCGGCCTGACTTTTTTTAACGGAGCCTTGTTTTTGACTAATCCAAACGGGAAAGGGTTGTATGTGGGAGCGCTGATGATGCTTTTCGGCGCCTATCTGGCTTTTATGGAAAAGGGCCCACTGGAAAGAATGGTGTCTGATTATGAGATTTTAGATGAAAGGAAAGTAAGTTTTAACATGGATCAAATTCAACTGCCAGGAGTAGCGTCACCAGGAATTCAGGAGAATAATTAGCTTGCCAGCCCATATTTATCGATGAGTGCCAGGCGTTTTTCTTCTTGTTTTAAAAGAAATTGTTTGATTTTTTCAAGCGTCAAATTTTTTTCATTAAAATAATCAGCTTTGTTTTCCCTGAACCCCAGTGTCATAATTTTACCAATGTGATTTAATAATAATTTATCGTCAAATTTTTTTAACAAAAGGCGTAACCCAAAAGCTATCATTTCTGAACCGACTCCGATATATCTGGGGATGTTTCCGTTTTTAATTCTATTCCAGGGAGAAATTTCTTTACTGCATACATTGCGAATGTGTAAATTTATATATCCTTCCAGTTGATTGTGGCCTGACAGAGCAACATATAAATTTTCAAGGGATTTATTGTCATTATAAGTTAGAAAATAGCGATATCTATTGATATCCCATATATGTTTGGGTTGAATAATCCCAAAACCAAACCAGGATTTAAAACTGTCTGCTAATGCATGCTGGGTGTTGCTTCCAAGATGCGTAACCTTAACCAGCTTCAAGTTTATCATTACAGGAACGTCGGTGGAATTATCCAGAACAGTTATAAAGGAATTACCATTAATTGAAATAATTTTAAACACATAAATATATCGGAAGGCTGGGAATTAAAAATCGATTTTTAAAGAAAACCTGTCCAGCGAATCTTTGTTGAAGGTTTTTCCGGGCAAAGGACCATCTTCCTGGTGGGTTGCCATAAACTGCATGAACCAGAGCTTGAAACTGGTAGATAAACCAACGGTTTCGGAATAAGAATTCTGATAGTGGCCGAAACCTACCTCAACCTGTCCCAGCCAGGGAATATTAACCATTTTATATTGCAGGTTCATGATATAAGCCGTTTTAGTTTCATCTTGAGGTTTAGCTATTTCCAGGTCCAGCAGAAGACTTTCATTGTGCAGTATAGATGTCAAATGCAGGATTTGGTCTTTATTTGTATTATTATTGGCGTCATCTGTAAAAAAGAGATTCTCCATGCTTATTCCCAGATTCCACCACTGTAACCAATCATAAGAA
Above is a genomic segment from Candidatus Margulisiibacteriota bacterium containing:
- a CDS encoding helix-turn-helix transcriptional regulator, whose product is MATSIGNNIKRLRTKINLTQDELARKADVKYTTLTKIESGIVKRPSVQIIAQIAKSLSVSIEDILKD
- a CDS encoding virulence RhuM family protein, which encodes MENKIILYQNEQGKVSVNVTYRNESFWLTQKAMADLFGVEVPAINKHLANIYESGELNQDTTISILETVQKEGNRAVKRQIEFYNLDAIIAVGYRVNSKQATQFRIWATNTLKEYIIKGFLLNDEMLQNGRPFGQDYFDELLERIREIRASERRTYQKLADIFEQCSADYSPQAEETKLFYAMVQNKLHFAITGQTAAEIIHNRADHTKTNMGLTTWKKSPHGKILKSDINIAKNYLTEKEIGDLNLLVNAYLDLAEFQARRKTTMNMKDWLERTNKFLESNSLDVLPDAGKVSHEQALEKAEIEYNSFRIDQDKKYISEFDKHIKKLKKSKDEPIDL